A window of Rhinolophus ferrumequinum isolate MPI-CBG mRhiFer1 chromosome X, mRhiFer1_v1.p, whole genome shotgun sequence contains these coding sequences:
- the RAB39B gene encoding ras-related protein Rab-39B has translation MEAIWLYQFRLIVIGDSTVGKSCLIRRFTEGRFAQVSDPTVGVDFFSRLVEIEPGKRIKLQIWDTAGQERFRSITRAYYRNSVGGLLLFDITNRRSFQNVHEWLEETKVHVQPYQIVFVLVGHKCDLDTQRQVTRHEAEKLAAAYGMKYIETSARDAINVEKAFTDLTRDIYELVKRGDITIQEGWEGVKSGFVPNVVHSSEEVVKSDRRCLC, from the exons ATGGAAGCCATCTGGCTGTACCAGTTCCGGCTCATTGTCATCGGGGATTCCACGGTGGGCAAGTCCTGTCTCATCCGCCGCTTCACCGAGGGCCGCTTTGCCCAGGTTTCGGACCCCACCGTGGGGGTGGATTTTTTCTCCCGTCTGGTGGAGATCGAGCCAGGAAAACGCATCAAGCTCCAGATCTGGGATACCGCGGGTCAAGAGAGGTTCAG GTCCATCACTCGCGCCTACTACAGGAACTCAGTAGGTGGCCTTCTCTTATTTGACATTACCAACCGCAGGTCCTTCCAGAATGTCCATGAGTGGTTAGAAGAGACCAAAGTACACGTTCAGCCCTACCAAATTGTATTTGTTCTGGTGGGTCACAAGTGTGACCTGGATACACAGAGGCAAGTGACTCGCCACGAGGCAGAGAAACTGGCTGCTGCGTATGGCATGAAGTACATTGAAACGTCAGCCCGAGATGCCATTAATGTGGAGAAAGCCTTCACAGACCTGACAAGAGACATATATGAGCTGGTTAAAAGGGGGGATATTACAATCCAGGAGGGCTGGGAAGGGGTGAAGAGTGGATTTGTACCAAATGTGGTTCACTCTTCGGAAGAGGTTGTCAAATCAGACAGGAGATGTTTGTGCTAG